CTAAAGAAGCTCCAGGATTTTGTGTACATGGTGAAAATATATAACTAAGCTAAGTTCCTCTGGTTTAGGCCTTCTTTCCTGAAAACACCCTTAAAACGCCCGTGCAACCACGGGCGTTTTTCTTTTGCTCTTTTCCGGACCTTGTAACTAATACTGATTGATTGCGTTTATCAAAGCTCTGATTGCTAGTTGCCGGTTTTGCGGCTGGCACTGTAATTACTAATATGTTACATCTACTAAACATTAAACAACGAACTATGGAAAATCGCACCGAAAACAACTCAAGAATGATGACGGGTATGTTCAGAGATAGAGCTAGCGCGGAGCGTGCGTACAACGCATTGCATTCCCGTGGCTACAGCAAAGACGATGTAAACGTGATCATGAGCGATGACGCTCGCAAGCGCCATTTCTCAGATGACGTGAACAATGACACTGAACTTGGAAGCAAAGCCCTTGAAGGTGCTGGCGCAGGTTCTGCCATTGGTGGTACCCTTGGTGCCATTGTTGGCGCTATTGCCGCTATTGGTACGTCTGTGGCGCTGCCAGGCTTAGGCCTTATCATTGCAGGACCGTTGGCAGCTGGTCTGGCTGGTGCCGGAGCCGGTGGACTAACTGGTGGCTTACTGGGAGCCCTGGTAGGCTCTGGTATTCCTGAGGAGCGTGCCAAAGTATATGAGTCTGGTATTAAAGAAGGTGGAATTGTAATGGGCGTTACTCCGCGTAATTCGGAAGATGCAGATTACTTTGAAAACGAGTGGCGCACCAACAGCGGTGAGCATATCTACCGTTAATATATAGATACCCCTCCGTAAAAATCCCCGGCTCTACCCAGAGCCGGGGATTTTTTTTGCGCTATTCTTTTCTGTTTTCGACCTGTTTTACGGAAAACGGGCCCAAAACAGAAATTAGCTTATTTCAACTTCAACCTGATGGGCAGGGTCATGCGCACCGGCACGGCTCGGCCGTTCTGGCTACCGGGTTTCCAGCGCGGCATCTTTTCTACTACCCGCACGGCCTCTTCCTCGGTTCCGTACCCTAGCCCTTTGAGCACCTGTACGTCATTGATCTCCCCGGTCACTGACACCACAAAACTCAAGACCACCGTTCCTTCCACGCCCTGCGCCTGGGCCGCCTTAGGGTACCTGATGTTCTTGCCCAGGTAGGCCATCAGCTTTTTCATGCCGCCCTCAAACTCCGGCATATGCTCGGCGCTTATGAATATCTGGGTGGCAGCCGCGGTAGGTTCCCCGGAGCCAGTACTGTTACCACCGCCGGTGCCCTCACCGGGCAAAGGGTTCCCAATCTCCGTTTCTCCATCGCCTTGCGACGTAGTTAATCCTGAATTAGCCTTCTGCAAATCCTCCTGCGTTGGGATATCATCCACCACCGGGGTTTGATTGTCTACCACTTTAGGGGTGGTGTTCTTTACGGTAGGCGCTGTGGCTTTGGCAGCAGCTGGTTCAGAGGCTTTTTCCGGGGTTACCTCTTTCACAGGTGGTAGGACAACCCTGGTCATGGTAATGGTGCATCCCGTGCTTTGCTGTATACTATTCTTTTTGCCGGCCAGCAGGTTGGCGATCACGGGGGCAGAGAACAAGAGCACGAAGAACCCTATGGCATACAGCAGGGCCTGGCTGAGGTGCTGGTGGTAGATTTTGCGCAGCACATAGGCGCCGTAGGCTTTGTTACGGCCCTCAAAAATCATGTCTTCTAAAGAGATGGCAATGGCGGTATTGGGTTCCATGGCTTTGGGGTTTTAGGTGAGGTCTTGTTTCCCACATGATACCCGTGCCCGCTGTTTTCCATACCGCTGCGCAGATTATTTACATTTCTTCTGACCTGCCGTTCTGGCAGAAAAGGCCAGAAGAAACAAAAACCAATCTTCTATTGTTAAAATTTTACACTCAGAATGCATAAGTACTGCCATGTTCTGCTTACTTGCATTTCTTTTCATAAATAAATTTCTGCGCCACACCTTTCTGGAACAGGTATGCGTTTAAGAAAAGTGCTCCTAAGAATTAGGCACTACTTTTGCATTTAGATTTAAAGACTTTACTTACAATACTATATGTTTTCATTAAAAACTAAATTGGTCGCGTTGGGCACTGCCGCCTCTGTGGTGTTTGGTGTTACCTCCTATAAACTCCTGGAACCCCAGGGAGAAGTGCGGGACCAAAAGACCGAGGTGCTTTCTAAAGTCCTCTTGCAGGGACTTAGCTCAGCCCACTACGCGCCTGAAAAACTAGATGATAATTTCTCCAAAAAAGCCTTCAAGCTTTACCTGGAGCGGTTAGACTATAATAAGAAATTCCTGCTTAAGTCTGACGTGGACCAACTCATGGCCTACCAGACCCAGCTGGATGATGAGTTCAAGAACGGTTCCTTTAAGTTCTTTGACCTCTCTATGTCCCTGTTTCAGCAACGCCTGAATGAGGCGGAAAGCTATTACAAAGAGATTCTGGACAAGCCTTTCAACTTTGATCAGGAAGAAACCATTGAGGTGAAACCTGAGAAACTCAAGTTTGCGTCTTCACCGGCCGCCCTGAAAGAGGAATGGCGCAAGTACCTGAAATACCAGGCGCTTATTAGGGTGGCAGACGCCATAGACAGCCAGCAGAAAGCAGATACCGCCGGTTCTAAAGAACCTAAAAAAACCCCGGAAGCCATTGAGGCCGATGCCCGCAAAAAGCTGAAGGAGAACTATGATGACCTCTTTAAGCGCATGAAGCAATTGGAGAACGAAGACTGGCGGTCTTCTTACCTCAACTCCTTTGCCAACATCTATGACCCGCACACCGAGTATTATGCCCCTAAAGAGAAAGAAGACTTTGACTTTGAGTTCTCTGGAAGGTTAGAGGGTATTGGCGCGGTACTGCAGGAAAAAGACGGCTTTATCAAAGTATCTGAGATCACACCGGGTAGTCCTTCTTACCTACAAGGCGAATTGAAAGCCGGTGACATGATCCTGAAGGTAGCCCAAGGCAATGACGAGCCCGTAGACATCCAGGGCATGCGGATTGACAAGGCTGTTTCCCTGATCAGAGGTAAAAAAGGCACCGAGGTTCGCCTGCACGTGAAGAAAGTAGACGGCTCCATGAAGATCATCCCTATCATTAGAGATGTGGTGGTGCGCGAAGAAGGCTACGCCAAATCACTGCTGATCAAAGGACCTAAGCCTATTGGCTACATTCATCTGCCTGCCTTCTACGCCGACTTTAAAAACGCCGGTGGCCGCAACAGCGGAAAAGACGTAGCGGCTGAGGTGCAGAAACTGAAGCAGGAAAACGCCGCCGGTATCATCCTTGACCTGAGAAACAACGGTGGTGGCTCTTTGCAGGATGTGGTGGACATGGTAGGGCTTTTCATTAAGTCTGGCCCTGTGGTGCAGGTAAAATCTGCCAATGGCCCGGCCGCTGTGCTGGATGACCGCGACTCGCAGGTTCAGTTTGGTGGCCCGTTGGTAGTGTTGGTGAACGAGAACAGCGCCTCGGCGTCTGAGATCATGGCCGCCGCTATCCAGGACTACAAACGTGGTCTTATTGTGGGTAGCAGCACCTACGGAAAAGGAACCGTTCAACAGTTCTTTGACCTGGACCAGGTGCTTCCGGCCTCTTTTGACGGTGTAAAACCATTAGGCCACTTAAAGCTCACTACCCAGAAATACTACCGCATTAGTGGTAAAACTGTGCAGCTGCGCGGCGTCACCCCAGATGTGCTGTTACCAGATACCTATACGTACCTGAAGTACGGGGAGAAAGAACAGGAATACGCACTGCCGTTTGATGAGATTCAGCCGGCTAAGTTCACGGCCTGGTCCAGCCCTAACTTCTCTATTGAGAAATTGAAGGCCACTTCCAAAGCCAGAGTAGACAAAAGCCCAACGTTCTCTCTTATCAACCAGACGGCTCTTCGCCTGAAAGAAAGAACCGAGAACTCTACCCGCTCCCTAAAGCTGAGCACGTATTTAGCCGAGGAGCGCAAGAGCCAGGAAGAGTCTAAGAAACTGGATGCTGTGCGTAAAAACATTCCGCAGTTAGACGTGGCAGGCCTGAAACCTGACGTGACCAAACTTGCCGGAGATACCGCAGCCAGCGCCCGTTTCCAGGCCTTTACCCGCAACGCCAAGAAAGACCTCTACATTCAGGAGGCGGTAGCCATCATGAGAAGCGGTTTATAAGCTGTAAAGAAAGTCTAAAGTAAAAACGCCGCTACTGGTTTCAGTAGCGGCGTTTTTTATGCGTTTTCGTGAAAACGGCCCTAAAACGGCTTAGCCTCTCATCTTCCCGAACGCCTGCTCCAAATCCCTGATCAGGTACTCGGGGTCTTCCAGCCCAATGTAAAACCGCACCAAGGTAAAGGGCAACGCAGATTTATAATTGCCAGACTTGTAGGAAGCCGCCGCCGGGTAGATCAATGATTCATGCCCGCCCCACGAGGCCGCCATCAAAAAGTGCTGCAGACTGTCACAGAACCTGTCTACTTCTTCTATGTGGTCGGTGCGCAGGCGTATGGTAAACTGCCCGGTGTTGTTGCGCATCTGCTTTTTGGCCAGGTGGTACTGGGGGTGTGACGGCAGGAACGGCCAAATGATCTCTTCCACCTCATGCCGTTGCTGCAGATACGCCACTACCTGCCGGGTAGTCTGGGCAATCCTTTCCATGCGCACCGGCAAGGTCCTTAATCCCCTTAAAAGAAGCCAGGCATCATTCGGTGACAGCACGGCCCCCAGGGTCATGTACTCGGTCTCAAAGATCTGGTTTATCATTTCCCGGGATCCGCACACCACCCCGCCCATCACGTCACTATGCCCGCCAATGTACTTGGTAGCAGAATGTACCACCAGGTCTACGCCCATGGCCGCCGGGTTCTGAAACAAGGGAGAGGCAAAGCTGTTGTCTATGACCGTGGTGATGCCCCGTTCTTTGGCCATGGCCGTTATGGCGGCAATATCCTGTAGCTCAAAGGTAAAGGAATTGGGGCTTTCCAGATAAATCAGGACGGTGTTCTCCTGCATGGCCTGGCTGAAGTTCTGGGGGTCTGCCCCATCTACCATGGTTACCTCTACCCCAAACCGGGGCAGAAAATGATTCATCAATTTATTGGTCCAGGTGTAGGGCTTCTTCACGCAGACCACGTGGTCTCCTGCTTTTACCCTAGAGATAACCGCCGCCGTCACGGCCGCTATGCCGCTACCAAAGGCAATGGCGTGTTCCGTACCTTCCAGCGCGGCCAGCTTTTTCTCCAGCATGTCAACGGTGGGGTTGTTGCCGCGGGTATAAAAGTCTACTTCAGCCTCATGCTCCAGTGCAAACCGCATTTCTGCTACGGTTTTACAGGCAAAGTTGCTGGTTTGGAAAATGGGAGGCGCCACCGCATTGAAATACGCTGAGCGGTCTTCCCCTAATTCATTCAGGATGTAGGATATGTCCATGCCGAGTAGGAAAGTTTCTTCCTTCTACTGCCAGCCGCTTTCCAGGGTTTTACCAAGGCACGCACAGATTTTGCTGTAAACAGAAAGGACCTGCCCATGGGCAGGTCCTTTCTGTTTACAGGCACTAGTTTGGTTAGAAACGGATGCGAAGGTTTGCTTCTACCTGCGGATCTGGCTTGGCCAAGCCGTTATGTTCTTTGGTAATGTCAAAAGAGGTAGTGAGCTGAACGTTGTCTTTCACGTTGATACCGGCGTTCACGTTCCAGGGAGCGGATTTATCAAACTGGCCCCGGTAATTCACACCACCCGTCAGGAACTTCACGTTCGCCATGGTCCCAAACTGGTACTCCTGGGTTCCGCCTTTCAAAGCTTGGTTCATCAGGAAGGAGGGAGTGATGCTGATATCCTGGGCCAGGTTAAGCTTATAACCTGCGGTCACCAACAGTTCTCTCACGCCTACGTGCTCTGCGCTTTCCACCAGGTTGTAGGTAGGCTCCAGAATACTGGCAACGGTAGCACCGGCGTAGAAATTATGGATTTTCAGCCACATCCCGGCATCCACATCGGGCCGAAGGTCATTGTCATGGCCAATCATTTTCTTTTCCTGGTCTACGGTCATCTCCGCCAGGTCCACCTGCATGTACTCGGCGGCTAGCTGGGCCCCGAAGGAAAGGCTGCTTTCAGTACCTAACCTAAAGCGTTTGGCGTAGGTAAAGCCAAGTTTACCTAACCAGTACGGGCCAAACTGGTCATAGATCCCAATAACTCCAATCCCGTTAGGGTTACTGTCATTGATGTTGCCTTGGTAATGTGCAATTACAGACAAAGGAGAGGAAGAGGCATTTCTTCTGATAGAGTTGAGGTGGCCATTCACGCCAAACTCCCTTCTCTTATCGGCTCCGGCGAAGGCCGGGTTCAGGTAAAAATAATTTTGCTGATACACACGGGGTATAACCATTCTTTGGGGATTATCCTGTGCTTGGGTAATACTTGCAGACAATAATAGCAGGCTGAAAGCAACAACTTGTTTCAGATTCATGTTATTTTTTAATGGTTAATAAAGGATTTCCAGTCACGTTTCTCCCGCTGGGCCTAGACAAAGGTACTAGCGAAAGATGTGGAAAGAACCTCCTTACCAAAAATAAAGTTCATAAAAACGTAACCCTATATATTCAAAAAATCTAATAATAAAAAATAAACCGGACTATACGCGTAGGTATGGCATTTTGGGGGTTACATTTTTTAGGAGGAGTAAAAACTTTTTTTTGGGCGCTACCTTCCTAGACACATAAAAGCCTCTAGGTATAAGAGTTTACCCAGAGGCTTTTTTCTCAAAGGCCATCTTAACTCCCAGAAAGATTCTCCAAAAACGGACTAAAAACCTCTGGCTGTATCATCCCCCCGGGGGTCTGCCCCACCTTCCAGGGTTCCGTTAGGCAGCCGTAAGATTCCTTCCACCGCCCCATAGGGTCTGCGTTCCTGCAAAACATGACCCCGTTGCTGCAATGCCTCCCGTACGGCGGAGTCTAAGGCGGCAGGCTCCGCTTCTATTCTATCTGGCAACCATTGGTGGTGGAAGCGTGGGGCCGTCACGGCGCCCTGCATGCTCATGCCGTGGTCTACCACATTCAAGATAGCCTGAAACACGGAGGTGATGATAGTGGAGCCACCGGGTGTTCCTATCACCATGAATAGTTTCCCGTCTTTCTCCAGAATGGTTGGGGTCATGGAACTGAGCATTCTTTTGCCGGGGGCAATGGCGTTTGCCTCCCCTCCTATCAACCCGAACATGTTGGGTATGCCGGGTTTAGCACTGAAATCATCCATCTCATTGTTCAACAGAAAGCCCGCACCCTCCACCACTACCTTAGACCCATACCCGCCGTTTAACGTGGTGGTTATGGAGGCCGCGTTCCCCCATTGGTCTACTATGGAATAATGGGTAGTCTGGTCACTTTCCTTCACCAGCAACTGGCCCGCCGCTACCTGGCTGGAAGGGGTAGCCTTTTCCATGGAAAAAGAAGCCATCCGTTTTTTAAGATATTCCGCATCTAACAAACCAGAGACGGGCACTTTCACAAAATCGGGATCGCCTAAGTAAGTAGCGCGGTCTGCGTATACCCGGCGCTCGGCCTCCGCCATCACGTGCACCGTGTTGGCCTGCTGCCAGCCCCAGCGGGAAAGGTCATAGGGCTCCACCATCTTAAGCAACTGCAGCAAGGCAATGCCGCCGCTGGAGGGGGCTGGCATGGAAATGACCTTGTAGCCGCGGTATGTACCAGAGATGGCCTGGCGCCACTTGGCTTCATACTCTTTTAGGTCTTGGTGGGTAATAATACCGCCTCCGCGCTGCATTTCCTTTACCACCAGGTCGGCGGTTTTGCCTTCATAAAAACCGGCCTGGCCTTTATCTCTTATCCGTTCCAGGGTGCGGGCCAGTTCCGGCAGGGGGAGCACATCACCTTTCTGCCAGGGGGTTTCCCGCACCAGCCCGGTTTTGAATTTATTGGCTTTGATAAACTCTGCTTTGGAGGCATTGAGCATGCGGGCTTCGCGGTCTGTTAAAACAACTCCCTTCTGGGCCAGGTCAATGGCAGGCTGCACCACCTGCGCCCAGGGCAGGCTGCCCAGCTTCTGGTGGATGGCCACCATGCCGGCCACGGCGCCCGGCACGCCCACGGCCAAATGCCCCAAGGTGCTGGCATCTGCCACCACGTTTCCCTGGGCATCTAAATACATGTCACGGGTGGCGGCGCGAGGCGCTTTCTCGCGGTAGTCCAGGGCTCCTACCTCACCGTCCTGCTTGCGGTACACCAGAAACCCGCCTCCGCCAATGTTCCCGGCCACGGGGTAAGCCACGGCCAGGGCAAAACCAGTAGCCACGGCAGCGTCATAGGCATTGCCGCCTTTCTGCAGGATTTCCAGCCCTATGCGTGAGGCCTCGGGGTGGGCGCTCACCACCATGCCCTGCTTTCCGGTCTCCCCTTTTTCCTTTAGGGCGGAAGACACCGAAGGGCCACTAGGTTTACAGCCGCTTAGCTGTACAAAAAGCCAGAGGAACAGAACAGGGTAAACGGAGAATCTTTTCATATTAGTTTGGGGCAGTTTTCTGAAAAACAGGCTCAAAACGCAAAACGAGCCGGCAAGACAAGTAAGGAATTTACAAGGCATAAAAAAAGCCTGCCGGAAATTATCCGGCAGGCTTTCTGGTATAGGTAAACCTAAGAGATTAGTTCTTGATGATTCTGGCCTGGTAGGTTTTGTCTCCTGCCTGCACCTTGATAAGGTACATACCGGCGGCGGCACTGCCTAATTGCTTGGTCAGTTGCTTGTTCAGAACGTCTGTAGAACCGGTAGAACGGCCTACCACTTCGCCACGCAGGTTATACACCACCGCAGACAAATTGCCTTGTGACGAAACACCAGCAGGCAATTGCAAGGTTACCGCACCCGTGGTTGGGTTAGGCGTTACCCTGAACGAGGCTACTTTCTCTTCGCGTACTCCTAACAGATCATTGGCGGTGAAAGCAAATCTGGCATACACCGGCAAGTGATCTGAGGTAGTGGTAGCGTAGCTGTTGATGTAAGCGTTAGGGTCTTCAACAGTGATAGAGTTTGGCATATAATCATCTACCAGCTCATTAGTGATAGTGATATGATCCAGGAAGCTGTTAGAGCTTGGGAAAGAATAGGCTCCGCTCTGGGCCAGCTGATAGGTAAGAACTTTGTATTTCTCCACGTCTGTCACAAACGAGTTGTAGCT
This Rufibacter radiotolerans DNA region includes the following protein-coding sequences:
- a CDS encoding energy transducer TonB, which produces MEPNTAIAISLEDMIFEGRNKAYGAYVLRKIYHQHLSQALLYAIGFFVLLFSAPVIANLLAGKKNSIQQSTGCTITMTRVVLPPVKEVTPEKASEPAAAKATAPTVKNTTPKVVDNQTPVVDDIPTQEDLQKANSGLTTSQGDGETEIGNPLPGEGTGGGNSTGSGEPTAAATQIFISAEHMPEFEGGMKKLMAYLGKNIRYPKAAQAQGVEGTVVLSFVVSVTGEINDVQVLKGLGYGTEEEAVRVVEKMPRWKPGSQNGRAVPVRMTLPIRLKLK
- a CDS encoding carboxy terminal-processing peptidase, with protein sequence MFSLKTKLVALGTAASVVFGVTSYKLLEPQGEVRDQKTEVLSKVLLQGLSSAHYAPEKLDDNFSKKAFKLYLERLDYNKKFLLKSDVDQLMAYQTQLDDEFKNGSFKFFDLSMSLFQQRLNEAESYYKEILDKPFNFDQEETIEVKPEKLKFASSPAALKEEWRKYLKYQALIRVADAIDSQQKADTAGSKEPKKTPEAIEADARKKLKENYDDLFKRMKQLENEDWRSSYLNSFANIYDPHTEYYAPKEKEDFDFEFSGRLEGIGAVLQEKDGFIKVSEITPGSPSYLQGELKAGDMILKVAQGNDEPVDIQGMRIDKAVSLIRGKKGTEVRLHVKKVDGSMKIIPIIRDVVVREEGYAKSLLIKGPKPIGYIHLPAFYADFKNAGGRNSGKDVAAEVQKLKQENAAGIILDLRNNGGGSLQDVVDMVGLFIKSGPVVQVKSANGPAAVLDDRDSQVQFGGPLVVLVNENSASASEIMAAAIQDYKRGLIVGSSTYGKGTVQQFFDLDQVLPASFDGVKPLGHLKLTTQKYYRISGKTVQLRGVTPDVLLPDTYTYLKYGEKEQEYALPFDEIQPAKFTAWSSPNFSIEKLKATSKARVDKSPTFSLINQTALRLKERTENSTRSLKLSTYLAEERKSQEESKKLDAVRKNIPQLDVAGLKPDVTKLAGDTAASARFQAFTRNAKKDLYIQEAVAIMRSGL
- a CDS encoding trans-sulfuration enzyme family protein, which codes for MDISYILNELGEDRSAYFNAVAPPIFQTSNFACKTVAEMRFALEHEAEVDFYTRGNNPTVDMLEKKLAALEGTEHAIAFGSGIAAVTAAVISRVKAGDHVVCVKKPYTWTNKLMNHFLPRFGVEVTMVDGADPQNFSQAMQENTVLIYLESPNSFTFELQDIAAITAMAKERGITTVIDNSFASPLFQNPAAMGVDLVVHSATKYIGGHSDVMGGVVCGSREMINQIFETEYMTLGAVLSPNDAWLLLRGLRTLPVRMERIAQTTRQVVAYLQQRHEVEEIIWPFLPSHPQYHLAKKQMRNNTGQFTIRLRTDHIEEVDRFCDSLQHFLMAASWGGHESLIYPAAASYKSGNYKSALPFTLVRFYIGLEDPEYLIRDLEQAFGKMRG
- a CDS encoding PorP/SprF family type IX secretion system membrane protein translates to MNLKQVVAFSLLLLSASITQAQDNPQRMVIPRVYQQNYFYLNPAFAGADKRREFGVNGHLNSIRRNASSSPLSVIAHYQGNINDSNPNGIGVIGIYDQFGPYWLGKLGFTYAKRFRLGTESSLSFGAQLAAEYMQVDLAEMTVDQEKKMIGHDNDLRPDVDAGMWLKIHNFYAGATVASILEPTYNLVESAEHVGVRELLVTAGYKLNLAQDISITPSFLMNQALKGGTQEYQFGTMANVKFLTGGVNYRGQFDKSAPWNVNAGINVKDNVQLTTSFDITKEHNGLAKPDPQVEANLRIRF
- the ggt gene encoding gamma-glutamyltransferase — protein: MKRFSVYPVLFLWLFVQLSGCKPSGPSVSSALKEKGETGKQGMVVSAHPEASRIGLEILQKGGNAYDAAVATGFALAVAYPVAGNIGGGGFLVYRKQDGEVGALDYREKAPRAATRDMYLDAQGNVVADASTLGHLAVGVPGAVAGMVAIHQKLGSLPWAQVVQPAIDLAQKGVVLTDREARMLNASKAEFIKANKFKTGLVRETPWQKGDVLPLPELARTLERIRDKGQAGFYEGKTADLVVKEMQRGGGIITHQDLKEYEAKWRQAISGTYRGYKVISMPAPSSGGIALLQLLKMVEPYDLSRWGWQQANTVHVMAEAERRVYADRATYLGDPDFVKVPVSGLLDAEYLKKRMASFSMEKATPSSQVAAGQLLVKESDQTTHYSIVDQWGNAASITTTLNGGYGSKVVVEGAGFLLNNEMDDFSAKPGIPNMFGLIGGEANAIAPGKRMLSSMTPTILEKDGKLFMVIGTPGGSTIITSVFQAILNVVDHGMSMQGAVTAPRFHHQWLPDRIEAEPAALDSAVREALQQRGHVLQERRPYGAVEGILRLPNGTLEGGADPRGDDTARGF